From one Rattus norvegicus strain BN/NHsdMcwi chromosome 7, GRCr8, whole genome shotgun sequence genomic stretch:
- the Mbd3 gene encoding methyl-CpG-binding domain protein 3 isoform X1 translates to MERKRWECPALPQGWEREEVPRRSGLSAGHRDVFYYSPSGKKFRSKPQLARYLGGSMDLSTFDFRTGKMLMNKMNKSRQRVRYDSSNQVKGKPDLNTALPVRQTASIFKQPVTKITNHPSNKVKSDPQKAVDQPRQLFWEKKLSGLSAFDIAEELVRTMDLPKGLQGVGPGCTDETLLSAIASALHTSTLPITGQLSAAVEKNPGVWLNTAQPLCKAFMVTDDDIRKQEELVQQVRKRLEEALMADMLAHVEELARDGEAPLDKACAEEEEEEEEEEEEEPEPERV, encoded by the exons ATGGAGCGGAAGAGGTGGGAGTGCCCGGCGCTCCCGCAGGGCTGGGAAAGGGAAGAAGTGCCCAGGAGGTCGGGGCTGTCGGCCGGCCACAGGGATGTCTTTTACTATAG CCCCAGCGGGAAGAAGTTTCGCAGCAAGCCACAGCTGGCACGGTACCTGGGCGGCTCCATGGATCTCAGCACCTTCGATTTCCGCACGGGAAAGATGCTGATGAACAAGATGAATAAGAGCCGCCAGCGCGTGCGCTATGACTCCTCCAACCAGGTCAAG GGCAAGCCTGACCTGAACACTGCACTGCCTGTACGGCAGACTGCATCCATCTTCAAGCAACCGGTGACCAAGATCACCAACCACCCCAGCAACAAGGTCAAGAGCGACCCACAGAAGGCAGTGGACCAGCCGAGGCAG CTTTTCTGGGAGAAGAAACTGAGTGGACTGAGTGCCTTCGACATTGCGGAAGAACTGGTCAGAACCATGGACTTGCCCAAGGGCCTGCAGG GGGTAGGCCCCGGCTGCACAGATGAGACGCTGCTGTCCGCCATCGCCAGTGCGCTGCACACCAGCACCCTGCCCATTACAGGCCAGCTCTCTGCGGCTGTGGAGAAGAACCCTGGTGTGTGGCTGAACACTGCGCAGCCACTGTGCAAAGCCTTCATGGTGACAGATGACGACATCAG GAAGCAGGAGGAGCTGGTACAGCAGGTGCGCAAGCGCCTGGAGGAGGCGCTGATGGCGGACATGCTGGCGCATGTGGAGGAGCTGGCCCGTGATGGGGAGGCACCACTGGACAAGGCCtgtgctgaggaggaggaggaagaagaggaggaagaggaagaggaaccgGAGCCGGAGCGTGTGTAG
- the Mbd3 gene encoding methyl-CpG-binding domain protein 3 isoform X3 gives MERKSPSGKKFRSKPQLARYLGGSMDLSTFDFRTGKMLMNKMNKSRQRVRYDSSNQVKGKPDLNTALPVRQTASIFKQPVTKITNHPSNKVKSDPQKAVDQPRQLFWEKKLSGLSAFDIAEELVRTMDLPKGLQGVGPGCTDETLLSAIASALHTSTLPITGQLSAAVEKNPGVWLNTAQPLCKAFMVTDDDIRKQEELVQQVRKRLEEALMADMLAHVEELARDGEAPLDKACAEEEEEEEEEEEEEPEPERV, from the exons ATGGAGCGGAAGAG CCCCAGCGGGAAGAAGTTTCGCAGCAAGCCACAGCTGGCACGGTACCTGGGCGGCTCCATGGATCTCAGCACCTTCGATTTCCGCACGGGAAAGATGCTGATGAACAAGATGAATAAGAGCCGCCAGCGCGTGCGCTATGACTCCTCCAACCAGGTCAAG GGCAAGCCTGACCTGAACACTGCACTGCCTGTACGGCAGACTGCATCCATCTTCAAGCAACCGGTGACCAAGATCACCAACCACCCCAGCAACAAGGTCAAGAGCGACCCACAGAAGGCAGTGGACCAGCCGAGGCAG CTTTTCTGGGAGAAGAAACTGAGTGGACTGAGTGCCTTCGACATTGCGGAAGAACTGGTCAGAACCATGGACTTGCCCAAGGGCCTGCAGG GGGTAGGCCCCGGCTGCACAGATGAGACGCTGCTGTCCGCCATCGCCAGTGCGCTGCACACCAGCACCCTGCCCATTACAGGCCAGCTCTCTGCGGCTGTGGAGAAGAACCCTGGTGTGTGGCTGAACACTGCGCAGCCACTGTGCAAAGCCTTCATGGTGACAGATGACGACATCAG GAAGCAGGAGGAGCTGGTACAGCAGGTGCGCAAGCGCCTGGAGGAGGCGCTGATGGCGGACATGCTGGCGCATGTGGAGGAGCTGGCCCGTGATGGGGAGGCACCACTGGACAAGGCCtgtgctgaggaggaggaggaagaagaggaggaagaggaagaggaaccgGAGCCGGAGCGTGTGTAG
- the Mbd3 gene encoding methyl-CpG-binding domain protein 3 isoform X4 produces MERKRWECPALPQGWEREEVPRRSGLSAGHRDVFYYSPSGKKFRSKPQLARYLGGSMDLSTFDFRTGKMLMNKMNKSRQRVRYDSSNQVKALAKHLPGPSNPSWTPVGAARCRVFSPQGKPDLNTALPVRQTASIFKQPVTKITNHPSNKVKSDPQKAVDQPRQLFWEKKLSGLSAFDIAEELVRTMDLPKGLQGVGPGCTDETLLSAIASALHTSTLPITGQLSAAVEKNPGVWLNTAQPLCKAFMVTDDDIRKQEELVQQVRKRLEEALMADMLAHVEELARDGEAPLDKACAEEEEEEEEEEEEEPEPERV; encoded by the exons ATGGAGCGGAAGAGGTGGGAGTGCCCGGCGCTCCCGCAGGGCTGGGAAAGGGAAGAAGTGCCCAGGAGGTCGGGGCTGTCGGCCGGCCACAGGGATGTCTTTTACTATAG CCCCAGCGGGAAGAAGTTTCGCAGCAAGCCACAGCTGGCACGGTACCTGGGCGGCTCCATGGATCTCAGCACCTTCGATTTCCGCACGGGAAAGATGCTGATGAACAAGATGAATAAGAGCCGCCAGCGCGTGCGCTATGACTCCTCCAACCAGGTCAAG GCTCTGGCTAAGCACCTCCCTGGCCCCTCCAACCCTTCATGGACCCCGGTCGGAGCGGCCCGCTGCAGAGTCTTCTCCCCCCAGGGCAAGCCTGACCTGAACACTGCACTGCCTGTACGGCAGACTGCATCCATCTTCAAGCAACCGGTGACCAAGATCACCAACCACCCCAGCAACAAGGTCAAGAGCGACCCACAGAAGGCAGTGGACCAGCCGAGGCAG CTTTTCTGGGAGAAGAAACTGAGTGGACTGAGTGCCTTCGACATTGCGGAAGAACTGGTCAGAACCATGGACTTGCCCAAGGGCCTGCAGG GGGTAGGCCCCGGCTGCACAGATGAGACGCTGCTGTCCGCCATCGCCAGTGCGCTGCACACCAGCACCCTGCCCATTACAGGCCAGCTCTCTGCGGCTGTGGAGAAGAACCCTGGTGTGTGGCTGAACACTGCGCAGCCACTGTGCAAAGCCTTCATGGTGACAGATGACGACATCAG GAAGCAGGAGGAGCTGGTACAGCAGGTGCGCAAGCGCCTGGAGGAGGCGCTGATGGCGGACATGCTGGCGCATGTGGAGGAGCTGGCCCGTGATGGGGAGGCACCACTGGACAAGGCCtgtgctgaggaggaggaggaagaagaggaggaagaggaagaggaaccgGAGCCGGAGCGTGTGTAG
- the Mbd3 gene encoding methyl-CpG-binding domain protein 3 isoform X2, whose protein sequence is MERKSPSGKKFRSKPQLARYLGGSMDLSTFDFRTGKMLMNKMNKSRQRVRYDSSNQVKALAKHLPGPSNPSWTPVGAARCRVFSPQGKPDLNTALPVRQTASIFKQPVTKITNHPSNKVKSDPQKAVDQPRQLFWEKKLSGLSAFDIAEELVRTMDLPKGLQGVGPGCTDETLLSAIASALHTSTLPITGQLSAAVEKNPGVWLNTAQPLCKAFMVTDDDIRKQEELVQQVRKRLEEALMADMLAHVEELARDGEAPLDKACAEEEEEEEEEEEEEPEPERV, encoded by the exons ATGGAGCGGAAGAG CCCCAGCGGGAAGAAGTTTCGCAGCAAGCCACAGCTGGCACGGTACCTGGGCGGCTCCATGGATCTCAGCACCTTCGATTTCCGCACGGGAAAGATGCTGATGAACAAGATGAATAAGAGCCGCCAGCGCGTGCGCTATGACTCCTCCAACCAGGTCAAG GCTCTGGCTAAGCACCTCCCTGGCCCCTCCAACCCTTCATGGACCCCGGTCGGAGCGGCCCGCTGCAGAGTCTTCTCCCCCCAGGGCAAGCCTGACCTGAACACTGCACTGCCTGTACGGCAGACTGCATCCATCTTCAAGCAACCGGTGACCAAGATCACCAACCACCCCAGCAACAAGGTCAAGAGCGACCCACAGAAGGCAGTGGACCAGCCGAGGCAG CTTTTCTGGGAGAAGAAACTGAGTGGACTGAGTGCCTTCGACATTGCGGAAGAACTGGTCAGAACCATGGACTTGCCCAAGGGCCTGCAGG GGGTAGGCCCCGGCTGCACAGATGAGACGCTGCTGTCCGCCATCGCCAGTGCGCTGCACACCAGCACCCTGCCCATTACAGGCCAGCTCTCTGCGGCTGTGGAGAAGAACCCTGGTGTGTGGCTGAACACTGCGCAGCCACTGTGCAAAGCCTTCATGGTGACAGATGACGACATCAG GAAGCAGGAGGAGCTGGTACAGCAGGTGCGCAAGCGCCTGGAGGAGGCGCTGATGGCGGACATGCTGGCGCATGTGGAGGAGCTGGCCCGTGATGGGGAGGCACCACTGGACAAGGCCtgtgctgaggaggaggaggaagaagaggaggaagaggaagaggaaccgGAGCCGGAGCGTGTGTAG
- the Mex3d gene encoding RNA-binding protein MEX3D, giving the protein MPGSTGQPDAGGTGTGTTAGDPGHPHPALAGAEDAAPRPPPEPDDAAAALRLALDQLSALGLGDARPGDEGMATRSADGATERGEDEPVPPDELEAAVAPPVTGAPSMGVGPSMAVAPSVTCAPSMALAPSVTSAASMAVAPSVTCAPCMAVAPSVTVAPSMALTPSVTLAPTMAVASPVAPGGLPLLDPDVSPRPSPPDVFASFAPHPAALGPSTLLAEQLNVIGSRKKSVNMTECVPVPSSEHVAEIVGRQGCKIKALRAKTNTYIKTPVRGEEPVFIVTGRKEDVEMAKREILSAAEHFSLIRATRSKAGGLSGATPGPPNLPGQTTIQVRVPYRVVGLVVGPKGATIKRIQQRTHTYIVTPGRDKEPVFAVTGMPENVDRAREEIEAHITLRTGAFTDAGPDSDFHANGTDVCLDLLGAAASLWAKAPHPGRRPPTATGGLRGDNALGAASTPEPFYVGSRGGPALPDPSPSSPYGGSGNGGFTFGGDGPGAPTGTTTPEDCDFGFDFLALDLTVPATATIWAPFERAAPLPAFSGCPTVNGAPAQPNTGTRRSSGGGGAATTPRHSPTLPEPGGLSLELPLARRGVPDPVGAVPWRPPQSTLPPFSGSTTFSTTPSLPSTTPASSTMDTVPSEGNHKPSTTAANSSASAAAPGPPAAALARECVVCSEGEAMAALVPCGHNLFCMDCAVRICGKSEPECPACRTPATQAIHIFS; this is encoded by the exons ATGCCGGGCTCCACCGGGCAGCCCGACGCGGGCGGCACGGGAACCGGGACCACCGCCGGCGACCCCGGTCATCCGCACCCTGCACTCGCAGGAGCCGAGGATGCCGCGCCCCGGCCGCCACCCGAGCCCGACGACGCGGCCGCTGCGCTGCGCCTGGCGCTGGACCAGCTGTCCGCGCTCGGGCTGGGGGACGCGCGCCCCGGAGACGAGGGGATGGCGACACGCAGCGCGGACGGGGCGACAGAACGCGGAGAGGATGAGCCCGTGCCCCCCGACGAGCTCGAGGCGGCCGTGGCGCCCCCGGTGACTGGTGCGCCCTCGATGGGCGTGGGACCCTCTATGGCCGTGGCACCCTCGGTGACTTGTGCACCCTCGATGGCCCTGGCACCGTCGGTGACCAGTGCAGCCTCCATGGCCGTGGCACCCTCGGTGACTTGTGCACCCTGCATGGCTGTGGCACCATCGGTGACCGTGGCACCCTCGATGGCACTGACACCCTCGGTGACCCTGGCACCCACGATGGCCGTGGCTTCCCCGGTGGCCCCCGGCGGGCTGCCTCTTCTGGACCCCGACGTGAGCCCTCGGCCATCTCCCCCAGACGTGTTCGCCAGCTTCGCGCCACACCCGGCTGCCCTGGGTCCCTCGACGCTGCTGGCTGAACAGTTGAACGTGATCGGCAGTCGCAAGAAAAGCGTGAACATGACCGAATGTGTGCCGGTGCCCAGCTCGGAGCATGTCGCAGAGATCGTGGGTCGTCAGG GGTGCAAGATCAAGGCCCTGCGTGCCAAGACCAATACCTACATCAAGACTCCGGTGCGCGGTGAGGAGCCGGTCTTCATCGTGACCGGGCGAAAGGAGGATGTAGAGATGGCCAAGCGCGAGATCCTGTCAGCCGCTGAGCACTTCTCACTAATCCGAGCCACACGTAGCAAGGCGGGCGGGCTGTCGGGGGCCACTCCGGGCCCCCCCAACCTGCCGGGCCAGACCACCATCCAGGTGCGCGTGCCCTACCGTGTGGTGGGGCTGGTGGTGGGGCCAAAGGGTGCCACCATCAAACGGATCCAGCAAAGGACACACACGTACATCGTGACTCCCGGGCGTGACAAGGAGCCAGTGTTCGCTGTGACCGGGATGCCAGAGAACGTGGACCGTGCGCGGGAAGAGATCGAAGCGCACATCACGCTGCGCACGGGGGCCTTCACTGATGCGGGCCCCGACAGCGACTTCCACGCCAATGGTACCGATGTGTGTCTAGACCTGCTGGGAGCTGCAGCCAGCCTCTGGGCCAAGGCCCCCCACCCAGGACGGAGGCCCCCCACAGCCACCGGCGGGCTTCGAGGGGATAACGCCCTGGGCGCAGCCAGCACCCCTGAGCCCTTCTATGTGGGCAGCCGTGGAGGGCCGGCACTGCCCGATCCGAGTCCCAGCAGCCCCTACGGGGGCTCGGGCAACGGGGGCTTCACATTTGGTGGGGACGGTCCCGGTGCCCCAACAGGGACAACCACCCCAGAGGACTGTGACTTTGGCTTTGACTTCCTGGCGCTAGACCTGACCGTGCCTGCCACGGCTACCATTTGGGCCCCCTTCGAGAGAGCCGCGCCCCTGCCAGCCTTCAGCGGCTGCCCCACAGTTAATGGGGCGCCCGCACAACCCAACACAGGCACACGGcgcagcagcggcggcggcggggccGCTACCACACCACGCCACTCACCGACACTGCCCGAGCCAGGAGGGCTGAGCCTGGAGCTGCCGCTGGCACGGCGAGGTGTCCCAGATCCAGTGGGTGCTGTGCCTTGGCGACCCCCGCAGAGCACGCTGCCACCCTTCTCCGGCAGCACCACCTTCTCCACGACCCCCTCTCTGCCCAGTACGACCCCGGCGTCCTCCACCATGGACACTGTCCCCTCGGAGGGCAACCACAAGCCATCTACCACAGCAGCGAACTCCTCTGCCTCTGCGGCAGCTCCTGGCCCGCCCGCGGCAGCCTTGGCTCgtgagtgtgtggtgtgctcTGAAGGCGAGGCCATGGCTGCGTTGGTCCCCTGTGGCCACAACCTCTTCTGCATGGATTGTGCTGTCCGCATCTGCGGGAAGAGTGAACCAGAGTGTCCCGCCTGCCGCACGCCGGCTACCCAAGCCATTCATATCTTTTCCTAG